One window from the genome of Leptospira ryugenii encodes:
- a CDS encoding RNA polymerase sigma factor has protein sequence MPRPLEGKNMTLREKEKILLQKIKAGDPQAYMTLVSPFRERLFRKAVSMVKDADDAEDIVQDALISGYRSIQNFRAEAGVYTWLYRIVVNKSKDLLSKKKRGREKPMDDTGDNQFVDEREGYEKKLELSEESAYLMEKIAQLEDSYKQVLELRYFENLSYNEIAEIMECNVGTVKSRLFKAKEFLKHLILKDEKGEGFFEK, from the coding sequence ATGCCACGTCCATTAGAAGGCAAAAACATGACACTCCGGGAGAAGGAGAAAATCCTCCTCCAAAAGATCAAAGCCGGTGATCCACAGGCCTATATGACCTTGGTCTCTCCCTTCCGCGAGAGGCTTTTCCGCAAAGCAGTGTCCATGGTAAAGGATGCCGATGATGCCGAAGACATCGTCCAAGATGCTTTGATCTCTGGCTACCGTTCCATCCAAAACTTCCGAGCCGAAGCTGGTGTCTACACCTGGCTCTACCGCATTGTTGTGAATAAATCCAAAGACCTGCTCTCCAAAAAGAAAAGGGGTCGGGAAAAGCCCATGGATGATACTGGAGACAACCAGTTTGTGGATGAAAGAGAAGGTTACGAAAAAAAACTCGAACTTTCCGAGGAGTCCGCTTATCTAATGGAAAAGATTGCCCAACTAGAAGATTCCTACAAACAAGTTCTAGAACTTCGCTATTTTGAGAACCTTTCGTATAACGAAATAGCCGAAATTATGGAATGTAATGTGGGGACTGTCAAGAGCAGGCTCTTCAAAGCGAAGGAGTTTTTGAAACACCTAATCCTGAAAGACGAAAAGGGAGAGGGTTTTTTCGAGAAATGA
- the mutL gene encoding DNA mismatch repair endonuclease MutL — MGKIHSLSPELVNQIAAGEVIESTHSILKELIENSLDAGATALEIATENAGLSRILVSDNGQGIQREDLPLAIQRYATSKIQNFRDLESLSSFGFRGEALASIASVSRVLLASGTEGQRVAYQITVEEGKVIREEEIPHFQGTRIEITDLFYNTPVRRKFLKSEMGEEKKNRIRVQTMALAEPGVSFRYIQNEREVVSVPRESAWERVLSLFGENLRDHLLEVQLERNGIKIQGWISHPDFYKSQRSGQFFFVNQRAVDLKFSSQILKRCYGELLPSGAFPYAFLFLSLPANFVDVNVHPQKREVRFLSEEVISGLLYQAVIEVLRNKTPIEFLEMRRRLSLPQVAQLPREQTSDGEPDLLMEMPLTKRTPYEVETHGPGINLHLLTDSSQKQTSFVPKKHFGIVFETFILAEGEDGLYIIDQHTAHERIRYEEVLRDLKQKAYKRQALLSPIRLEMTKEDAQAVFQEKEKLSGLGIEIDAFSGGTILVREVPSYLNPGEEKDTILEFLETRESTWENEQELYDEMAKCIACRSAVKKGDQISDALIAELLQRLSYCENPSLCPHGRPTLIKLTKTDLLKMFHRI; from the coding sequence ATGGGTAAAATCCACAGCCTCTCCCCAGAACTCGTCAACCAGATTGCGGCGGGAGAGGTCATTGAATCCACTCATTCCATCTTAAAAGAACTCATTGAAAATTCTTTGGACGCGGGTGCAACCGCCTTGGAGATTGCCACGGAAAACGCGGGCCTTTCCCGTATCCTCGTCTCAGACAATGGCCAGGGCATACAAAGAGAAGATCTACCCTTAGCCATACAAAGGTATGCCACCTCTAAAATCCAAAACTTCCGCGATTTAGAATCACTTTCGAGCTTTGGCTTCCGTGGAGAGGCACTGGCTTCTATTGCCTCGGTTTCCCGCGTGCTACTAGCAAGCGGCACGGAAGGGCAGAGAGTTGCCTACCAAATTACCGTGGAAGAGGGAAAGGTCATTCGTGAAGAGGAAATCCCGCACTTCCAAGGAACAAGGATAGAAATCACAGACCTCTTCTATAACACTCCAGTGCGTCGGAAGTTCTTAAAATCAGAAATGGGAGAAGAAAAGAAAAATCGAATCCGCGTACAAACCATGGCTTTGGCAGAGCCTGGTGTTTCCTTTCGTTACATCCAGAATGAGAGAGAAGTTGTCTCGGTTCCCAGAGAATCAGCCTGGGAAAGAGTTTTATCTTTGTTTGGTGAAAATCTAAGGGACCATCTCTTGGAAGTACAACTCGAAAGGAATGGGATCAAGATCCAAGGCTGGATCTCCCACCCTGATTTTTATAAATCGCAAAGATCGGGGCAATTCTTCTTTGTAAACCAAAGAGCAGTGGATTTGAAGTTTAGTTCTCAAATTCTAAAACGTTGTTACGGAGAGCTTTTGCCTTCGGGCGCCTTTCCTTATGCCTTTCTCTTCCTCTCGCTCCCAGCCAATTTTGTGGATGTAAACGTTCACCCACAAAAAAGAGAAGTCCGCTTTTTATCCGAGGAAGTGATTTCAGGCCTTCTATACCAAGCCGTCATAGAGGTACTCCGCAACAAAACCCCCATCGAATTTTTAGAAATGAGACGACGCCTATCTCTGCCTCAGGTGGCACAGCTTCCCAGAGAGCAAACTTCGGATGGCGAGCCAGACCTGCTGATGGAGATGCCTCTCACCAAACGTACGCCATACGAAGTGGAAACACACGGCCCAGGCATCAACCTCCACCTTCTCACAGATTCCTCTCAAAAGCAGACTAGCTTCGTTCCCAAAAAACACTTTGGGATCGTCTTTGAAACCTTTATCCTAGCCGAAGGAGAGGACGGTCTCTATATCATAGACCAGCACACCGCACACGAAAGAATCCGCTACGAAGAAGTCCTACGTGACTTAAAACAGAAGGCATACAAAAGACAGGCTCTTCTTTCCCCCATACGTTTGGAGATGACAAAAGAGGATGCGCAGGCAGTCTTTCAGGAAAAGGAAAAACTGAGTGGTTTAGGCATTGAGATCGATGCCTTTTCCGGTGGCACCATCCTTGTCCGTGAAGTGCCAAGTTACCTAAACCCAGGAGAAGAAAAGGATACCATCTTGGAATTTCTGGAAACAAGAGAAAGCACTTGGGAAAACGAACAAGAATTATACGATGAAATGGCAAAGTGCATCGCATGCCGCTCCGCAGTGAAAAAAGGAGACCAAATCTCTGATGCTTTGATTGCGGAACTCCTCCAAAGGCTTTCCTATTGTGAAAATCCTAGCCTCTGCCCCCATGGCCGACCCACCTTGATCAAACTGACCAAAACCGATCTCCTAAAAATGTTCCATAGAATCTAA
- a CDS encoding Fur family transcriptional regulator has protein sequence MKTLTKHRELIYQDLAQRFDHPTAKMVFESVRSKADRISFATVYNSLEYLVDRGMVNKLNIESDSVRYDACVSSHSHVICQKCGKIIDVPTLQLQENQVDFDSLGFSVQKVDTVVVGVCKTC, from the coding sequence ATGAAAACATTGACCAAACATAGAGAATTGATTTACCAGGACCTAGCGCAAAGGTTCGACCACCCCACAGCAAAGATGGTTTTTGAGTCGGTACGATCCAAAGCGGATAGGATTAGTTTTGCTACTGTTTACAATTCTTTGGAATACCTTGTCGACCGAGGTATGGTCAACAAATTGAATATCGAATCTGATTCTGTGCGTTATGATGCTTGTGTAAGCTCACATTCGCATGTGATTTGCCAAAAATGCGGAAAGATCATAGACGTTCCGACCTTACAATTGCAGGAAAACCAAGTGGACTTTGACTCACTCGGATTTTCCGTCCAGAAAGTGGATACTGTGGTCGTAGGAGTTTGCAAAACCTGCTAA
- a CDS encoding flavin reductase family protein, protein MDSSAQNFKATLSRWASGVSVITYQSPSKKGGLTVSSFSSLSLDPPLVLFCLLKGSQAKEEIESAQAFCVNILKSEQKQISADFASGSLDKAEVLDALSPIQLKTGAPVLPQSLANLDCRLHQMIEAGDHWIVIGKVEDTKWEEGSPLLYFNRNYHTIT, encoded by the coding sequence ATGGATTCATCTGCACAAAACTTCAAAGCGACACTTTCCCGTTGGGCCAGTGGAGTTTCTGTCATTACGTACCAATCACCAAGCAAAAAGGGAGGGCTTACGGTCTCTAGTTTCTCCTCACTTTCTCTTGATCCGCCCCTTGTCCTCTTCTGTTTATTGAAGGGTTCACAAGCCAAAGAAGAAATCGAATCCGCACAGGCTTTCTGTGTGAATATTCTTAAGTCAGAGCAAAAACAAATTTCCGCTGATTTTGCCTCTGGTTCACTGGACAAAGCTGAAGTTTTAGACGCACTTTCACCGATCCAACTGAAAACGGGTGCGCCCGTTTTGCCCCAATCCTTAGCAAACCTTGACTGTCGTTTGCACCAAATGATTGAGGCAGGCGATCATTGGATCGTGATCGGTAAGGTGGAAGACACAAAATGGGAAGAAGGTTCACCTCTTCTCTACTTCAATCGAAATTACCACACGATTACATAA
- the purL gene encoding phosphoribosylformylglycinamidine synthase subunit PurL translates to MEKDTVSLADAKEHGLTEQEFEQIQSILGRVPNSTELGIFSAMWSEHCSYKNSILQLKTLPTKSDKLLAEAGEENAGAMDIGDGLAVVFKIESHNHPTAVEPYQGAATGVGGIMRDIFTMGARPITSLNSLRFGDPKEARNKYLLSRAVKGIGDYGNSLGIAVGGGELFVHPTFNKNPLVNAMTVGIAKHKEMASASTKGKVGNKVYIVGTTTGRDGIHGASFASKDLSKESEEKRSAVQVGDPFMEKLLMEASLEAIQKQVLVGIQDMGAAGISCATSEMSARGKTGMDVDLDLVPLRESGMNAYEIMLSESQERMLVIPELGKEKELVAIFEKWGLHSKEIGTVTGDGILRIRKDGKLKAEIPAESLVLGGGAPRYVRETKRPAYLDTAKEFGLNSIKDLEHKDLSKVLVQFLSSPNVCSRRPIYEQYDTEVGLVKVVPPGQDGGLVRIPGTKKGIAVSTDCNSRYTYLDPYHGAAFAVCEAARNVVATGAEPYGVTNNLNFGNPYIPENYYVFTECVKGLGDACRSLGLPITGGNVSFYNESPEGPVYPTPTIGMVGVIADVQNALSTFPKDLSNKLELLLVGKFSPQLSASEYLSQFHGLDQGSIPTCDLETEKKVMQSILSANAKGLLRSAKDLSLGGLLIALSKIVIGGQLKAEVDLQALTETNKRLDTLLFGETGASFLVSTAKENLQEVKSIFSAEGLDVVSLGSLSQGDGLALQVLGQSFHWRLRELIDSFESGLKPYF, encoded by the coding sequence ATGGAAAAAGATACCGTTAGTTTGGCAGATGCAAAAGAACATGGACTCACCGAACAAGAGTTTGAACAGATACAGTCTATCTTAGGTAGAGTTCCCAACTCTACTGAGCTTGGGATCTTTTCTGCCATGTGGTCCGAACATTGTTCCTACAAAAATTCTATCCTGCAACTCAAAACACTTCCGACCAAGTCAGATAAACTTTTGGCCGAAGCAGGTGAAGAGAACGCGGGTGCAATGGACATCGGTGACGGTCTTGCCGTTGTTTTCAAAATTGAGAGCCATAACCACCCGACTGCCGTAGAACCCTACCAAGGTGCAGCAACGGGAGTGGGAGGGATCATGAGAGATATCTTCACTATGGGTGCAAGGCCCATTACATCTCTCAACTCACTGCGATTTGGTGACCCTAAGGAAGCACGAAACAAATATCTTCTCAGTCGGGCTGTCAAAGGGATTGGGGACTACGGAAACTCTCTTGGGATTGCCGTTGGTGGCGGAGAGTTGTTTGTACATCCAACCTTCAATAAAAATCCATTGGTAAATGCCATGACAGTTGGTATCGCCAAACACAAAGAAATGGCCTCCGCTTCTACCAAAGGAAAAGTTGGCAACAAAGTGTACATTGTTGGAACGACTACTGGCCGAGATGGGATCCATGGTGCAAGTTTTGCCTCGAAGGATCTTTCCAAAGAGTCGGAAGAGAAACGTTCTGCTGTCCAAGTGGGTGACCCCTTCATGGAAAAACTTTTGATGGAAGCCTCCCTAGAAGCTATACAAAAACAAGTATTAGTGGGTATACAAGATATGGGAGCTGCGGGGATTTCTTGTGCCACTTCGGAAATGAGCGCTCGCGGCAAAACCGGAATGGATGTGGATTTGGATTTAGTTCCCCTCCGAGAGTCTGGAATGAATGCCTACGAAATCATGCTTTCTGAATCCCAAGAACGGATGTTAGTCATTCCTGAACTTGGAAAAGAGAAAGAGCTAGTTGCCATCTTTGAAAAATGGGGCCTGCATTCCAAGGAGATCGGAACCGTAACTGGCGATGGTATATTACGCATTCGAAAAGATGGAAAACTCAAGGCAGAAATCCCTGCCGAAAGCCTTGTTCTAGGCGGAGGTGCTCCGAGGTATGTTAGAGAGACCAAACGACCTGCGTATCTAGATACTGCCAAAGAATTTGGGCTAAACAGCATAAAAGACTTAGAACACAAAGATCTATCTAAAGTATTGGTTCAATTTCTTTCTTCGCCTAATGTTTGTTCTCGAAGGCCCATCTATGAACAATATGACACTGAAGTTGGATTGGTAAAAGTTGTCCCACCAGGACAGGATGGAGGACTTGTTCGTATTCCTGGAACTAAAAAGGGAATCGCCGTATCTACAGATTGTAACTCACGTTATACCTATCTAGACCCTTACCATGGTGCAGCCTTTGCCGTTTGTGAGGCTGCCCGCAATGTTGTTGCCACAGGTGCAGAACCCTATGGAGTCACAAACAATTTGAATTTTGGAAACCCTTACATACCTGAAAACTATTATGTGTTTACGGAATGTGTAAAAGGTCTCGGGGATGCCTGTAGAAGTTTAGGTTTGCCAATCACCGGAGGCAATGTCTCATTTTATAATGAGTCACCCGAGGGGCCAGTTTATCCTACTCCCACGATAGGAATGGTGGGTGTCATTGCCGATGTACAAAACGCACTAAGCACCTTTCCGAAAGACTTATCTAACAAACTAGAGTTACTCTTAGTAGGGAAATTTTCCCCCCAATTGAGTGCTAGTGAATACCTCTCCCAATTCCATGGTTTGGACCAGGGTAGTATTCCAACTTGCGACCTCGAAACAGAAAAAAAGGTAATGCAATCTATTCTGTCCGCAAATGCCAAGGGATTGCTGAGATCAGCAAAAGATCTTTCCTTGGGGGGATTACTGATCGCATTGTCAAAGATAGTGATCGGAGGTCAATTAAAAGCGGAAGTAGACTTACAAGCTTTAACGGAAACTAACAAACGTTTGGATACACTTCTTTTTGGTGAGACAGGGGCAAGTTTTCTTGTTAGCACAGCCAAAGAAAACCTACAAGAAGTAAAGTCGATATTTTCTGCGGAAGGATTGGACGTTGTTTCTTTGGGTAGCCTAAGCCAGGGGGATGGTTTGGCATTGCAAGTACTTGGACAATCATTCCACTGGAGGCTCCGTGAATTGATCGATTCTTTTGAATCCGGTTTGAAACCTTACTTTTAA
- a CDS encoding 7TM diverse intracellular signaling domain-containing protein: MRKTLTYFLLCTLFALLGHCKVKEGGDGSGVFHLKSGEYWLYGNTSAKYWLDPHDQATLDDILSLREEKWSQTGHNATFGILDAALWIRLDVSNQTEIEKWFLSIDSASLISINLFYLNPNNDRYEHLQAGRRIAKPDILYPYKHPVFPLEFKKNETKRLYFHVRTAGPTFVPLRFFQEEEFISFVKLSDLMSGFYYGGMILLLCYNLILFFSIREKLFFFYCCYIFFFLLFIFNSMNQWMPFIDFSQNEFILNLSPISSIAATLAATIFAKAFLFPKKEGTRIEKLINVAIFLNAFSVVVISLFPYTYQTLIANVVPLYAILVISYSALYRFQQGFSGARYFLIAWSFLLVSVSFFILMNLGVFDYSSFIAYSPLYGSFLEGIFLSLGIGDRINSLTKEREQARKDLIDSQKKALDEEKKLNESISRFVPNQFLEILKRKSILEVARGDSVERQMTILFSDIRNFTVLSESNSAKDVFLILNEYMECLGPIIAKHNGFIDKYIGDAIMALFPLRPEDAVMAALEMHKEVERMRLQYAENFHLDAGFGIHHGNVMLGTVGESKRLDTTVIGDAVNLASRLEGLTKYFSLPILVSDSVRKHCMDSQVITFREIDAVIVKGKTKPVVVYEAYAPNKTERQEEVFYSLLFQGMQFFKGKDFDKALSSFQEYQKHCPNDPLVRVYLTRCEEFLKNPPPEEWTGYLKF, translated from the coding sequence ATGAGAAAGACCCTTACCTACTTTCTACTTTGCACACTGTTTGCTCTCTTGGGGCATTGCAAAGTCAAAGAAGGGGGAGATGGCTCGGGGGTCTTCCATCTAAAGTCAGGAGAGTATTGGCTTTATGGAAATACATCTGCCAAATATTGGTTGGACCCCCATGACCAAGCCACTTTAGATGATATCTTAAGCCTAAGGGAAGAAAAGTGGTCACAGACTGGACACAACGCAACATTTGGGATTCTAGATGCTGCACTTTGGATCAGATTGGATGTCTCCAACCAAACAGAAATAGAGAAATGGTTTCTCTCCATCGATTCTGCATCCCTCATCTCCATCAATTTATTCTATTTAAATCCCAATAATGATCGATATGAACATCTACAGGCAGGCCGAAGGATTGCCAAACCGGACATTTTGTACCCATATAAACACCCCGTTTTCCCTCTCGAATTCAAAAAAAATGAAACGAAAAGGCTCTACTTCCATGTAAGAACCGCAGGACCAACCTTTGTTCCTTTGCGCTTTTTCCAAGAAGAAGAGTTCATCAGCTTTGTAAAATTATCTGACCTAATGAGTGGATTTTATTATGGAGGGATGATCTTACTTTTGTGCTATAATCTAATCCTATTTTTTTCCATCCGAGAGAAATTATTCTTTTTTTACTGCTGTTATATTTTTTTCTTTCTGCTGTTTATCTTCAATTCCATGAACCAATGGATGCCTTTCATAGATTTTTCACAAAACGAGTTCATTCTCAATTTAAGTCCGATTAGTTCGATTGCTGCGACTTTAGCAGCTACCATCTTTGCAAAAGCCTTTTTGTTTCCAAAAAAAGAGGGCACAAGGATAGAAAAATTAATCAATGTTGCGATATTTCTAAATGCATTTAGCGTAGTGGTCATTTCACTCTTTCCTTATACATACCAAACTCTCATTGCAAATGTGGTACCTCTGTATGCGATTTTGGTTATCAGTTACTCCGCATTGTATCGCTTCCAGCAAGGATTTTCTGGCGCACGCTATTTTTTGATCGCTTGGTCTTTTTTATTGGTGAGTGTAAGTTTTTTTATCTTGATGAATTTAGGCGTATTTGACTACTCAAGTTTTATCGCCTATAGCCCGCTATACGGTAGTTTTTTAGAAGGTATATTTCTTAGTTTAGGTATAGGAGATCGTATCAATAGCCTTACTAAAGAAAGAGAGCAAGCTAGAAAAGATTTGATAGATTCACAAAAAAAAGCCTTAGATGAAGAAAAAAAATTAAATGAATCTATATCTCGTTTTGTTCCCAATCAATTTTTGGAAATCCTAAAGAGAAAATCAATCCTCGAGGTGGCAAGAGGAGATAGTGTAGAACGCCAAATGACGATTCTATTTTCGGATATTCGCAACTTCACTGTCCTATCCGAATCCAATTCCGCCAAAGATGTATTTCTCATTTTAAATGAATACATGGAATGTTTGGGTCCGATTATTGCAAAACACAACGGATTCATTGATAAGTATATAGGCGATGCCATTATGGCACTGTTTCCTCTCCGCCCAGAAGATGCTGTGATGGCAGCTTTGGAAATGCACAAGGAGGTGGAGAGGATGCGCTTGCAATATGCAGAAAATTTCCATTTGGATGCTGGGTTCGGGATTCACCATGGTAATGTTATGTTAGGAACAGTAGGTGAATCAAAGAGATTGGATACAACAGTGATAGGAGATGCCGTCAATCTTGCATCACGGTTGGAAGGTCTAACAAAATATTTTTCTTTGCCAATCCTTGTGAGTGATTCCGTTCGCAAGCATTGTATGGATAGCCAAGTTATAACCTTTAGAGAAATTGATGCCGTCATTGTAAAAGGGAAAACCAAACCAGTCGTCGTCTATGAAGCCTATGCACCAAACAAGACAGAGCGACAGGAGGAAGTTTTCTATAGCCTTCTATTCCAAGGTATGCAATTTTTTAAAGGGAAAGATTTCGATAAGGCATTATCTTCTTTCCAAGAGTACCAGAAGCATTGTCCTAATGACCCTCTTGTAAGAGTTTATCTGACACGTTGCGAGGAATTTCTCAAAAACCCACCGCCTGAAGAATGGACAGGCTATCTAAAATTCTAA
- a CDS encoding FAD-dependent oxidoreductase: MAKEYQLPKTIAIIGASFSGAIAAKRIRELDARARIVLLEKGNEVSYSLSGLPYFLSGEVKSIDQLKKEDENYLKKFFNIEVYTQTKANAVDTKTKTIFTTSEEDLTELKYDELIVATGAASLYPDGLHSEIKNHFFLRNIQDTLQIDRLFRSAQKRILVLGAGSAGMEAVDACYKRGVEAILIEKEEKILPMFGETITCLVENQISGKVKVFKNTKHITFESNENQITSATWNNQKMPIDGVISCIGIRPRTELSKSIGLKLWQDGTIKIDDHCKTNIKNVFACGLAASVPTRDGYHWLKQSNISSHTALVAAENASGLSSRLGKMAHSTTLRVFGVEFGQIGLSWKDAEQSYGKEKIARIFHWSRDREEFLSDGNRIANELIYLKKNQKILGYETLGNNTKLRLDAFSIVLQEEFTLSDLKYAAFPYFPSAGESKDAINSLASLAIEKEEHRLDLTEPKVILLNRKDYFLLQVDEEELQSIDIDAHFPIGLIRTNLPELLQKFSRSGAKKIATICKDGKTARLAFLVLKDHNIASTAVLGGSLLYQEFSKQSVLS; the protein is encoded by the coding sequence ATGGCGAAAGAATACCAGCTACCCAAAACAATCGCTATCATTGGTGCCTCCTTCTCGGGTGCTATCGCCGCCAAACGGATTCGGGAACTTGATGCCAGAGCAAGGATAGTGCTCCTAGAAAAAGGCAATGAAGTTTCCTACTCTCTTTCGGGCTTGCCTTATTTCTTAAGTGGGGAGGTAAAGAGCATAGACCAATTAAAAAAAGAAGATGAGAACTACCTAAAGAAATTCTTTAACATCGAAGTCTATACACAAACCAAGGCCAACGCCGTTGATACAAAGACCAAAACAATCTTTACAACATCAGAAGAGGACCTTACAGAACTCAAATATGATGAATTGATTGTCGCAACGGGTGCTGCCTCTCTATACCCGGACGGATTGCACTCCGAAATAAAAAATCATTTTTTCCTTCGTAATATCCAAGATACTCTACAGATAGATAGACTATTTCGGTCGGCTCAAAAACGTATTTTAGTTCTTGGAGCAGGTTCTGCAGGTATGGAAGCAGTAGACGCTTGTTACAAACGGGGAGTCGAAGCTATTCTCATCGAAAAAGAAGAAAAGATTTTACCTATGTTTGGTGAGACAATCACTTGTCTTGTGGAAAATCAAATATCTGGGAAAGTAAAGGTATTTAAAAATACCAAACACATTACTTTTGAAAGCAATGAAAATCAAATAACAAGCGCTACTTGGAATAACCAAAAAATGCCAATAGATGGAGTCATATCTTGTATTGGAATTCGCCCTAGAACAGAACTCTCAAAATCTATTGGTTTAAAATTATGGCAAGATGGAACGATTAAAATAGATGACCATTGCAAAACTAATATCAAAAATGTGTTTGCCTGTGGCCTTGCTGCTTCGGTTCCAACAAGGGATGGGTATCATTGGCTAAAACAATCCAACATATCCTCTCATACTGCTCTTGTTGCTGCCGAAAATGCCTCAGGTCTCTCCTCTCGGCTAGGTAAAATGGCTCATTCCACCACCTTGCGCGTCTTTGGTGTAGAGTTTGGGCAGATTGGATTGAGTTGGAAAGACGCAGAACAAAGTTACGGAAAAGAAAAGATAGCGCGGATCTTCCATTGGTCAAGGGATCGGGAGGAATTTTTATCAGATGGCAATCGCATCGCAAATGAGTTGATCTACCTTAAGAAAAACCAAAAAATTTTGGGCTATGAAACATTGGGAAACAACACCAAATTAAGGTTAGATGCATTTTCGATTGTTCTTCAAGAAGAATTTACATTATCGGATCTCAAATATGCAGCATTCCCCTACTTTCCATCGGCAGGCGAGAGTAAGGATGCCATCAACTCACTTGCTAGCCTAGCCATCGAGAAAGAGGAACATCGACTTGATCTAACAGAACCGAAAGTCATTCTCCTAAACCGAAAAGATTACTTTTTGTTGCAGGTAGATGAGGAAGAATTGCAAAGTATAGACATTGATGCTCATTTTCCCATAGGTCTCATTCGCACAAACCTTCCAGAGTTATTGCAAAAATTTAGTCGATCAGGGGCAAAAAAAATAGCAACCATTTGCAAAGATGGAAAGACTGCCCGACTAGCCTTTCTTGTTCTGAAAGACCACAATATTGCTAGTACTGCCGTTCTGGGAGGTAGCCTACTCTACCAAGAATTTTCCAAACAAAGTGTGCTCTCCTGA